The genomic interval AGCCACATGCTAGAACCAGCCTCAGTGTGTTTAAAAATCCTCacgctgggacttccctggtggtccagtggattagattccacctttcaatgcaggaggcatgggtccctggtctgggacttaagaccccacatgctgcatggtacgaccaaaaataaaaataagtaatttttaaaaatcttcagttcAGGACACCATAAGTCTAACATTGTGAAGGAATTATCCtcctttaaaataagtaaataaatttaaaaataaataaataagaataaaataatatacatgtttcaatgctattctctcagatcatcccaccctcgccttctcccacagagtccaaaagtctgttctatacatctgtgtctctttttctgtcctgcatatagggttatcgttactgtctttttaaattccatatatatgcattagtatactgtattgctgtttatctttctggcttacttcactctgtataatgggctccagtttcatccatctcattagaactgattcaaatgtattctttttaatggctgagtaatattccattgtgtatatgtaccatagtttgGCAGTGAGACTCATTTGtcagtttatttttcagtttattttattgtattatagttgatttgcaatgttgcaaaacagtatttttaagCCTCCCAGGTGATTTTGAGAAAGGCCATGGCTGAGAAGCAGTGACATGTATCCTCACACATAGACTGCATGCgtacgtgcgtgctcagtcacttcagtcatgtccgactctgcgacagcATGGAccatggccctccaggctcccctgtccatgggattttccagacaagagtactggagtggattgccattgccttctccacatagaCTGCATACACAGATTAAAAACATAGTAAGCAGTTGGAAAATAAACAACAGCTTCCCAAAAAATATACTATCTAAATCTGTAAAAATGGAGTTTTTCATCTTTCTAGTATGTAGGTCACCACAATAAATGAGAGACTCCACCTTAGATACAATAAGACTCACTTACACAGTATTTTTGACATCTACAGAATCCCAGAAGACCGTCCCAGCCCCAAAGAAAGCATATATAAAGAAGCAATATTCAGGTATAaaacaaggagaggtaagaaggcCCTAAGGGCTACAAATGATGTCATGAGAGAGGTAGAATTTTCAGATCTCGATGTTAATTTTACTACATTTTCCAACCCACACTCCAAATGGAGGTTAGATTGTTTTGTTGAGGAATCTGCACAAGGCCCTTTTGATGTCTCggttcctcaggctgtagatgaaggggttcagcatgggggtgACCACAGTGTACATAACTGAGGCCAGTGCATCCTTCCTGGGAGATTGTGAGATGGCTGAGCTGAGGTACACACCAAGGCCTGTCCCATAATATAAGCAAACAACTGTCAGGTGAGagccacaggtggagaaggctttaTATCTCCCACCTGATGACGGGACTCTCAAAATGGAGGAAAGAATTTTGTAATAAGAGAAAAAGATCCCTGAGAAAAGGACAAAAGCAAAAATGGCACCAGTCAAATACAGGATTATATTATTGGTGAAAGTGTCAGAACAGGCAAGCTTAAGGAGCAGAGAAGGGTCACAGAAGTAATTAGAAATTTCTACATCTTTGAAGCAGGTAAGTTGTAGCACAATCAAATTGTGTACCTGGGAGTCCATAAGGCTACCAAAAAAAGACACCAAAACTAAAGAGAAACAGAGGTGTGGGTTCATGATGACCAGGTAGTGCAGTGGGTGACAGATGGCCACAAACCTGTCATAGGACATCATAGACAGAAGCATACCATCCATACATCCAAAAAGGATAAAAGAAGACATCTGAGTCAGGCAGCCCCCATAGGAGATGACTCTGCTGTGAGTTAGGATGTTCACAATCATCTTGGGGACTGTGGTGGAGACGAAACCAATGTCAGCCAAggacaggttggagaggaagaagtacatgggggtgtggagttGGGGGTCAGAGATGATGGCCAGGATGATGAGCAGGTTTCCCAGCACGGTGACCAGGTACGTGGACAGAAACAGGACACAGAGCAAAGGCTGCAGTTCTGGATCATCTGAGAGGCCCAGGAGGAAGAATTCTGAGACACTTGTTAGATTCTGTGTTAGATTTTGTGGCTGTATGTACCTTGGACacctttgaaaaagaaatgacacttggaagaaagaaaacaagtaaaTGACATGCAGTACTGTGCCCATATTTTGGATTCAAGCAATTCATTTCTAAGATCATATACCCCAGTTCCTTCCGTAATATTTCTCAGTGTGACAAATACTATCTGCTTAGAATTCtttattcattgttttctgtGTTATTCACATCTGTCTATGCACTCTTACTTTATAAAACTtcactgaaaagtgaaaggaataaGAACGTTAGAGGTAATAAATCCACGATCTCGGTTAAATACAGCCTACTTCTTTAGAGATGATGTAGAATAAGAGATTCCCTTCCCcgtttaagaaaatatataataattcaaatataaaaaattcaAGTCATTtatataaatcttattttttcaaatacaatTCTAGATATTTCTCTCACTTTTCTATTTACAAATCAGTATGAAATTCAAGACTATGTCACCTGGATTCTAAATCAAAGATGAATGTTCATAATCGGAAACATTTTGTTTGATCTTCAGAGTTTTATTCatcctttgtttttctgtcttccttccttcatgAAATAGAGATTACTCAAATATCAGAGCTGTCTTTTAGAAGTCATATAGTATATACTCCATATCTTTGACTTTGGTGGACTTCAAATTTTAATCAGCTTTGTTTAATTAAGAGCACGAGATCTACTGTGTTGATGACTACAAAGATAGTGTTCATTGCACAGTATTGTCAATGATTAAATGATAATGAAATTTAAGTAACCCTCTTGAAATTTTTTATCTTATACAGGATTATTTGTTTCAAAGCATCTCAGTAAAATGTCTGAAGTATGAGACTACTTTACATCCTTGGACTCTGTTTTGTACTGACAGGATAATACTActtcactgtttttcttttattcagtttATTGAAGTGATTGACAAAATGGCATATATTTGGGTTGTGCGagatgaaacttttaaaatatatacaaaaggactatttaaatacatatacacatggggAATGATTACCACAGTCAAGTTAAttacatatccatcacctcacatagtttctttgcatgtgtgtgtgtgtttgtgtgtgtattaacAGGTAAGCCAAATTCTCTTAGCAAATCTCAACAACACAGTACAGAATTATTAGCTATAATCACTAGGCTGTACATTAGATCCACAGAACTCattttatagctgaaagtttgtaccctttgaccaacatctcctcaCTTTCTCCACCACCAATCCTCACAACTACAGTTTAAATTATGGTTCTAAGAGTTTGATATTCTCTgcttccacacataagtgagatcatacagtatttgactGTCTATGTctagtgtatatattttaataagcataatattcttcaggtccatccatgttgtcacaaatgggaaGATTTCCttgttttatggctaaataatagctcatcatttatatatacatagcacattttctttatttattcatctgtcaacagacaCGTATCCATATTTccctatttaaaataatatcacaAGGACAAGGGAACGCATATACCTCTTAAAGGTTTTGAGTTCATTTTGTTAGCATGTACTCTGAAGTGCAGTTGCTGGATCCTATAGTAGTTCTATTTCAGTTCattgcagttttttcttttttagggaacctccattctgttttttCTAGTGTCTATAAATATTCATTCCCACCAACCAAGTACAAAGATTCACTtacctccacatcctcaccaacatttgttgcttttcttatataatagccatcctaacagaTATAAGATgatatttaatttacatttggACCTACATGTCTTCATATTAACTGATGTTCAGTGCCTTTTACCTGGTGATCTTATTCTCCTGATCATAAACTCTCTTATTTATAGTTGAGTTTCAGGGGAGGTTTCACAGTCAGGTCAGAACTCAACCTTCTTATCACGACGTAACAAATTTCCATGTCAATCCTTCCTGATACAGGGATTGCAGTTCTTACACTTCTGCCTTTAAAAGGTAATTCTGGTTCATTATTTTGGCATTCAAACTATAACTTAATTGTGTAAAAGATCaaaatagaataatgaaaatgcatCTGGGCAGTTTCCTTATCCATGAAATTATTATAGTAATTGAACCTACCTAATAGGACTATtgcaagaaattttaaagaaaaatcattaatGTTGCTTAGACCAGTGATTTTCAGGTCCAGTTGATCTATTATTTAtatgtgcatattttaaaaatactcagttACCCCAGCCTCAGTCTAGAACCAGTTCCAGGATCTCTACATGTGAATTTCTTGGTCTCCCTTCTGTGAAGCTGGACTTGATAAACACCACCTTAAAATACTGCACAACACTGAGAAGAAGGTCCATGACTATTTTATCTATTAATACTATCATGAATGCTTTACCTACTTTGAAAATATGGACATTAATAATATGTGCTTCAgatgtcatattttacaaaaatttaaaacaccGAAATTTTCATGGCATCTCAGTTCAATCCCATTCTTCTCCATGCACATCCCCGAAAGCAACCAGTGTTGTGAAGTTCATGggtttgtttccttttaaatgtTTCCATAATGTCAGTATTCATTTATGTACACAAAACCAGCTTTCATAAAATCTTCTCTAAACAGAATACTATCCATATTGCCCCTGAAATGCACTTCTTTacatgacattttgattccatctCTCTGTGAAGTACATACAACTACTTCATTTTCCTGACACACATTTTTGCATAAGAAAGACAACATTTCATCAGTTCATAAATGTACATTTATAGAAAgcaatataaatttaataaatgtaaaatatatctttGACATATATATTAAAGGCAATAATACATAGtttaatatagtttatatattaaatgaatatttaatttatattatatgtattatatttttattcatctcAGTTTCTGCTTACAACAATCCTATAAAAATTCTTGTACCTCTCTCTATATCAAGCAAATGAAGATTTGTATGTAATATGTGAGTGGTAATTAGTCACTCAAGTTCTAACAATTGATTCACAATCAGTTTTACTAATTAATATTAGTAATTGCTAATATTTGTTTCAATgaaaaaatcatttttgacaactaCACCATCTTTTAATAAGGTATCTTTTGAAAAGATCTTTGAAGTCTGTCTTGTGATAATTTCACATTAGCTGCACATGTTCATCTTATATAGGAAACCTTCTCAACCTTAGATTTCAAAACGACAGCAAAATGCATGGCTAATCATTGAAAACCCTATAATCCTCCATGTTAGGGTCATTATGGCCTTTGTAAACTGCTGTGTCACTTTCATAATTCACAGATACACCCCCTGAACCAAAAGAAGATGAAACAATTTTTCTTCCCTGTCACTTCTGGGACCCAAGTACATTTGAAAAGAAACTCTTACTAGGCACAGTGGAGGTGATTGAGAACTCATGTAAGAATGAGCATATcagggtttgagtcctgggtttTTCACACCCTATAAGTAGAGTATGTGCAAATCTCTCCACCTCTCTGTGTTTCTGTTCCTTCCTGGAAATTCAGTCCAATATTTGCCTCTACAGTGTATATCACACTTAAAGGGAAGTTTGGAACTTAATAAATAATCAATCATTTGTATAAAGAATTTCAATCATTATTGGGAGATCATACTCATTAATAAAATAAACTCCCCCCAGTTTAATGACTTTTCATGGGTTATAAGGCAAAGAGATCAAAGCCTTTCCTGTCTCAGAGCTGGAGCATAGAAAACATGAAATCCTAAAATATGTCTTGGCCCATGCATTAAGATGTGCATGTCCTCTTCTTTTCCgactcttttttcccccatattcATGAAAATTTCTTCAATGACTTCTCAGTGATTGAATGCTGTAAAGGCTATTGAATAGAAAATGATAGGTCCCAAAGAAAGTCCCAAGATATAGGAAAAAACAAGCAGTATTTTAACTTGTCTCTGGTCCTATAGGACATTCTGAAAAGGATGAAAACACTAGCGTGAATGGTTCACTGTGTGGAAGCTATATTGCCCACAcattgtttctgtgaaaaatggaaGGGTTTATTCAACACTAAAATGGGTTTTTCATCCTTGTTGCCTCCACTGTGCTACCAAGATATAGGCTCTGAggaatcagaaataaataaacatcaatCATTTCTCTTCATTATGAAGAATGTACTTGTGTGAACAAAAATCACAataaactaaacaacaaaataagcaaaaatctCCTGTCAGGGATGTGAGGAAACCATAGCATCAGATGAAGAGATAATTAAATCTGATGACAGGAGAACTAGCCTTATCATTATTAgtaacaaaatatcaaaaatgtATTTTGCAATCTCTTCATCCATCATATAGTTATTGCACAGAGGGCTACCATTATTTGTTTAGTCCTAATTCAGTGGGTTTGTATCAATGAGGAATCAAGTCTGCTAACAATCCTAAATCTCACAGATTCTAAGAAATTTCCCCATAACACACTAAGAATTAGTGGAGCATAAAAGattcaaaataaagtttttcttctctgagtctcatgccccaaatttcactgttttcagactttctgaaagtTTTCAGCAAAAGTACAGAGATATAGCAACATACACATCTGGAGTATattattttaaactgttttcatttACCTGAGTAGGAATGGACCATAAGACTCTGATTTTGTGTCTGCTTTCATGATTGAGTCAGCTGATCATCAGAGCAGAGGAAAAAGTGGACAGATGAAGTGAAATCCAGAAACAATGTCAACAGAGAGATCTACCCTGGAGTATCGGGTGGCAATCATTTCTCTGGTCTTTGCCTGTGATCTCATATGTTCTTCCTAAAGCTGACATAGCAAGAgctacctactgctctccactgtGCCCTCCAGAAAACTCCAAGGGAAAGGGTACAGTGAGCAGGAAATCTCTGCCAGGACTGACAGGGAAGTGGCACAATGGTTTGGGGTGGCAGGGGGACTTCCCTACCTTGCATCTGCCATCAGTCTGTCTAAAATCACTCGCTTCAAACTTGGTTTTAATATTGTCTAACTCATGATctggttgctgttgtttagtccttaagttgtgtctgactctttgagaccccatgaattgtagcctgccagtctcctctgtccatgggatttcccagggaagaatactggagtaggttgccacttccttctccagggaatcttcttgacccatgattcaaacccacatctcctgctgaaggcagcaggttctttaccactaagccaccaggaaagccccttgaaCTGGTACATGTTGcataaaatatttcacttctcTCTTCTTATTAAAACAATAgtaatgtgtatacatataattgGGGAGAAATTATGCAGATGTACTCAagcaataaatataaaacaattccAAACCCATGTAGTTTGCTCCCAAACTCCATTCATCATCACTATCTCCCTCAGCACTTACTGGGCTGGGCTGCATCTCTGCTGGAACATGACCAAGGAGCACAGACTCACTGCCCCTCTCCTGTCTGGTGTGTGATGAAGTCTCAGGGTCCCTCCTCAGGATGGACAGGAAGACAGACTCAGGTTGGACATTCCGATGTAGGTTCCTACAAAGGATGGAGACAGAGGTGTGGATTCACAATATGAGAACAGGCAAACTAAAGAGCTGGAGGCACTGGCCAATTATTTACAATGATATGACCTTAGGGCTCAATGCATAAAGCTCATCACTAGCCAGTTAGTCTATATTATTCCAGTCTCTGGGGACTTGTTAATATTAACAGAACAGGAAAATGAGACAAGTGAATGTCCTAGGATGAGTCTGGATCCCTCTTCTCCTCAGAAGAAAATTTCCTGTGCTCTTGCTCCGTACTTCCAAGTCACAGGATTTTAACAtaaagtcagatttttttttttcattttgccattCAATGTGTGGTTTTGAGAGCTGAAAATCCATGTATCAATCATGAAATCTATGCAGCATGAGGTCCATGCCAAGGATGTGTACACTTTCCATTTTCAGAGTTAATAATTGTTTCTAAGGAtaacttgttttcatttccttacttTAGCTCACACTCGATGGGAAGAAATACAAAATGGAATGAAAACCAGGAGTTGAGATCAGTGAGAGCATCTCAGATCCTGCCCACCACACAGGCCTCATCATCTATAAAGATTTTGTGCTTCAAGCCATCCAAGGCTCAGGTCCTGCCcatctgctttgtaatatgtccCCAGATTCATTGCACCAACATGATCTCAACAAAAATTCCCTGGAAACAAACTAGAAATGGGTAGAGTTTCCTCTCTACTGGGTACTGCAGACCCCACCGTACAGCTCAGGTCATGCAGTCTCAAGTAGACCCCTGGTTTGTGATACACAGGAGAGCCCCTCCATCAGCATCAAGGCAGGTGTGGAGCATCAATATTAGAACTGGCAAACTGATGAGCTAGAGGCACTGGCCAATTATTTACAATGATATGACCTTAGGGTTCAGTGCCTGAAGCTCATCATGAGCCAGTTGGTCCATGTTGTCCCAATCTCTGGAGACTTGTTAACATTAATGGAacatgaaaaggagaaaagtgaatGTCCTGGGAAGCATCTAGGTCCCTCTTCTCCTCAGGAGAAAATTTTCCTATATTCTTGCTTATTACTTCTCACTTGCAGGATCTTAACACAAAATGCAGACTTTTCCCCTCAATTTAGCCATGCAATGTGTTATTTTGATATCTATAAAGCAAGAGTATCAATCATGATATCTACAAAGCATTAGGTCTATACTATGGATGTGACATACTTTCCATTTTCACAGTCTCTAAGagtagtttctctttttttggccaatTTTAATGGAACTtcacatggggttacaaaagttagacatgatttagcaactaaaccaccaccaaacaaATGAATCTTGAGTTCTAAggttttttcctttattgacATTGGCATATTAGAAAACTATTGATCTTTACTTACAATTTAATAACTGATactttaattaaatatttcagtGGATCTCCCAGAAGGTCACAATCAAGATGTCAGTCAGGGCTACAGGCATCTCAAGGCTGGATCAGCAAGTGTCCACTTTCAAGCACATTCATGAGGTTGCTGGTAAGATTCACCTGTTCACACAATATTATCCAGAAAATTCCTTCAGTTCCTTGACACATGGCCTCCTGGTGGGGCAGCTGGGTTTTATCAATGTGAGCCATCAGGAATACCAGAGAGAGGCACCAGGAAAATAGCCAGATTATTGTACTCTGCTCACTATTACTTCCCAacatttcttcctcattcttgtTGCAAGTGAATCTCTAAGTACATCTCACACTCAGTGGCAGGGA from Dama dama isolate Ldn47 chromosome 9, ASM3311817v1, whole genome shotgun sequence carries:
- the LOC133062761 gene encoding olfactory receptor 7E24-like — its product is MDQLAHDELQALNPKVISLNLHRNVQPESVFLSILRRDPETSSHTRQERGSESVLLGHVPAEMQPSPVSAEGDSDDEWSLGANYMVSFLFQRCPRYIQPQNLTQNLTSVSEFFLLGLSDDPELQPLLCVLFLSTYLVTVLGNLLIILAIISDPQLHTPMYFFLSNLSLADIGFVSTTVPKMIVNILTHSRVISYGGCLTQMSSFILFGCMDGMLLSMMSYDRFVAICHPLHYLVIMNPHLCFSLVLVSFFGSLMDSQVHNLIVLQLTCFKDVEISNYFCDPSLLLKLACSDTFTNNIILYLTGAIFAFVLFSGIFFSYYKILSSILRVPSSGGRYKAFSTCGSHLTVVCLYYGTGLGVYLSSAISQSPRKDALASVMYTVVTPMLNPFIYSLRNRDIKRALCRFLNKTI